A window of Cydia pomonella isolate Wapato2018A chromosome 22, ilCydPomo1, whole genome shotgun sequence contains these coding sequences:
- the LOC133530367 gene encoding BSD domain-containing protein 1-like, protein MMAEKSSDVQASEPSTPQVEQPSGNWWDSWITSAKTKSAEVYSMVKKDLDEIGSAVKSEASHVFSTTSTALGKTLKLDEPESPANVMKKSLSTFIGQVSTVLNPEPDDEDDTEVILSSGDTTMLSTYKKELEALQRVDATYLVPASSPELDAWRASLELGAELVSPGSAAKRLAASPLLRAMYDKLVPDAVSHEDFWERYLFRVALLQDRLAAAARRLPATDTDPVLAHLPRQQTEPIQQSPKKVLSGVETEVEDEPSEQSEPTEPLVLTDTVAWEDEDFANDVELTEEQQTLLLEEYEKEISSKKTKQTSSRDLANNNIKNNKKNTGNTKQQNKNGVKKGKSDVCGNDLVEDYFGEKEVKDDASANSDESWEKFDIDEEKA, encoded by the exons ATGATGGCTGAAAA GTCTTCTGATGTGCAGGCAAGTGAGCCCAGTACTCCACAAGTGGAACAGCCATCTGGGAACTGGTGGGACTCTTGGATCACTTCGGCAAAGACCAAG TCAGCAGAGGTCTACTCTATGGTCAAAAAGGACCTGGACGAGATCGGGTCCGCAGTGAAGAGCGAAGCTAGCCACGTTTTCAGCACAACCTCCACGGCCCTCGGGAAGACACTCAAG CTGGATGAACCAGAGTCGCCAGCAAATGTGATGAAGAAAAGCCTCAGCACTTTTATCG GTCAAGTGAGCACAGTTCTCAACCCTGAACCAGATGACGAAGACGATACGGAGGTCATCTTGTCTTCTGGAGACACCACTATGCTGTCTACATACAAG AAAGAGCTAGAAGCCCTCCAACGCGTAGACGCGACATATCTCGTGCCCGCTTCGAGCCCCGAGCTGGACGCGTGGCGTGCCTCCCTCGAGCTGGGCGCGGAGCTGGTCTCGCCCGGCTCGGCCGCCAAGCGCCTCGCCGCCTCCCCGCTGCTGCGCGCGATGTATGACAAGCTTGTGCCTGATGCCGTCTCTCATGAGGACTTTTGGGAGAG GTACCTGTTCCGTGTAGCGTTACTGCAGGACCGCTTggcggccgccgcgcgccgcctgcCCGCGACAGACACCGACCCCGTATTGGCACATTTACCCCGACAACAGACCGAGCCTATACAACA GAGCCCTAAAAAAGTACTATCCGGTGTTGAAACCGAGGTAGAAGATGAACCAAGCGAGCAAAGCGAGCCAACCGAGCCATTGGTACTAACCGACACTGTGGCTTGGGAGGATG AAGACTTCGCGAATGACGTGGAACTGACCGAAGAACAACAAACCCTACTTCTAGAAGAATACGAGAAGGAAATATCCAGCAAGAAGACGAAACAAACGTCATCCCGCGACTTGGCCAACAACAACATCAAAAACAACAAGAAAAACACTGGCAACactaaacaacaaaataaaaatggcgtCAAAAAAGGTAAATCTGACGTTTGTGGAAACGATTTAGTCGAAGATTATTTTGGGGAAAAGGAAGTAAAAGATGATGCTAGCGCCAATTCAGATGAGAGTTGGGAGAAATTTGACATTGATGAAGAGAAAGCTTAA